The genomic DNA CGCCGACGTAGTGCAGAATTGTCGCATGCGGTTTTGGCTGATTTTTTCGCTGTGGATGTGCGCTGTGCCAGCCTGGGCCGCGCATGCGTATGCGCTGTGGGGCGCGCCGCGCTATCCCGCCGGGTTCACGCATTTCAGCTACGTGAACCCCGATGCCCCCAAAGGCGGCGAGCTGCGGCTGGTGAGCAACCTGCGCACTTCCACGTTTGACAAATACAACCCGTTCACCATCAAGGGCAACGCGCCGGCGTATTTGTCGGCGCTGATGTTCGACTCGCTGCTGGTGGGCTCCATGGACGAAACCGCCACCGGCTACGGCCTGCTGGCCGAGGATGTGGAGGTGGCGGGCGACGGCCTGTCGGCCACCTTCCGCCTGCGGCCCGAAGCGCGCTTTCACAACGGCAAGCCGGTGCTGGCGCAGGATGTGAAGCACAGCTACGACACGTTGGTGGGCCCTTTCACATCGCCGGCCTACAAAACCACGCTGATCGATGTGGCGGGGGTGGATGTGCTGAACGACCGCACCGTGCGCTTTCGCTTCAAGCAGCCCAACCGCGAGCTGCCGATCACCGTGGGCGGCCTGCCGGTGTTCAGCCGCGACTGGGGCATGGAAGGCGGCCAACCCAAGCCTTTTGACCAGGTGGTGATGGACATTCCCATCGGCAGCGGGCCTTACAAAATCGGCCCGGTGCGCTTTGGCAAGGACATCACCTACGTGCGCGACCCGCAGTATTGGGCGCGCGACCTGAACGTGCGCAAGGGCACGGCCAACTTCGATCGCATCACCGTCAAGATCTACAAGGACGCCACCGCCCGGCTCGAAGCCCTCAAGGCCGGCGAGTTTGATTTGATGCGCTTTTTCAGCGCGGGCGACTGGGCGCGGCGTGTCAACGGCAAGAAGTTCAACACCGGCGAACTGGTCAAGGGCGAATTCGCGCACAAGCTGCCCTCGGGCTTTCAGAGCTATGTGCTCAACACGCGCCGCCCCCTGCTGCAGGACCTGCGCGTGCGCGAGGCCCTGGGGCTGGCCATCGACTACGAGTGGATGAACCGCCAGATGTTCTATGGCGCCTACCAGCGGGTGAACGGCCTGTTTGGCAACACCGCCTGCGAGACACGCGGCACGCCTTCGCCTGAAGAACTGGCACTGATGGAGCCGTTTCGCCAAGACATCCCCGCTGCCGCCTTTGGCCCCATGACCGTGCCACCGCGCACCGATGGCGAATCGTCCCTGCGCGCCAACCTGCGCCGCGCGCAGCAGCTCTTGAAGGACGCCGGCTGGGAAGTGCGCGATGGCGCCCTGCGCAACGCCCAGGGGCAGGCCATGGTGCTCGAATACATGGACAGCAACGAAGGCGGCGTGCGCACCATCACGCCGTGGATGCGCAGCCTCGAAAAGCTGGGCATCACGCTGCGCTTTCGCTCGGTGGACTTTGCGCTGTACCAGCAGCGCCTGCAGAAGTTTGACTTCGACATCACCTCCATGGCCTTCCAGGGCACGCACAACCCGGGCCAGGAGTTTGCCGACCTGTTTGGCAGCAAGGCGGCCGACACCGAGGATTCGGGCAACTTTGCTGGCGTGAAGAACCCGGCCGTCGATGCGCTGATCACCGCCATGACCTCCGCCAAGACCGAGGCCCAACTGCTGCCAGCCTGCCATGCGCTGGAGCGCATCATTGCGCACAGCCACTACCTGCTCCCCCAGTGGACGGCCGGCACCCACCGGATGGCCTACAACGCCTGGCGGCTGGCCAAGCCAGCCACCGTGCCACCGTATTCGAGTGGCGAAGGCTGGGTGATCGACACCTGGTGGGCCCGGTAATGTGGCCCCCACGCTCCACCGTTGCACGGGTCGCTGCCCCCCGAGGGGGCTGGCCTTGCTTGGGGCGGCCCGGCCCTGCGGCCGCCATCATCGCTACAGAAAGCAAGGGTTGATCAAAGATGCTCGCCTACATCCTCAAACGCATCCTGCTCATGCTGCCCACCCTGCTGGGCGTGCTGCTGCTGACTTTCGTGGTGATCCAGTTCGTGCCCGGCGGCCCGGTGGAGCAGTACATGGCCGAGGCCAAGGCCGGCGCGGGTGGTGGCGGTGCCGAAGGTGGTGGCCTGGCCTATCGGGGCGCGCAGGGCGTGGACCCGAAACGGCTGGAGCAGATCAAGGCGCTGTATGGCTTCGACAAGCCTGCGCACGAGCGCTTCTTCCAGATGCTGGGCCAGTTCGCGCGGTTTGACCTGGGCAAGAGCTTCTTCCAGAACAAGGATGTGTGGCAGCTGGTGGTCGAGAAGCTGCCCGTCTCCATCAGCCTGGGGTTGTGGACGTTTTTCATCAGCTACCTGGTGGCCGTGCCGCTGGGCGTGGCCAAGGCGGTGCGCGCGGGCTCGCGGTTTGACCTGGTGACCACGCTGCTCATTTTGGTGGGCTATGCCATTCCGGGTTTTGTGCTGGGCGTGGCGCTGCTGGTCATCTTTGGCGGGCAGCTGCAGTGGTTTCCGCTGCGCGGGCTCACCTCGGCCAACTGGGATGAACTGGGCTGGGGCGCGCGCATTGTGGATTACCTCTGGCACATCACCTTGCCTATCATCGCCATGGTGCTGGGCAGCTTTGCCGTCACAGCCATGCTGACCAAGAACGCCTTTCTCGAAGAGATCCGCAAGCAATATGTGCTGACGGCACGCGCCAAAGGGCTGAGCGAGCGCCAGGTGCTGTGGAAGCATGTGTTCCGCAACGCGCTGATTCCCATCATCACGGGCTTTCCGGCGGCGTTCATCGGCGCATTCTTTGCGGGCTCGCTGCTGATCGAGACGCTGTTCTCGCTCGATGGCCTGGGCCTGCTGAGTTACGAAAGCGTGATCCGCCGCGACTACCCGGTGGTGCTGGGCACGCTCTACCTGTTCACGCTGATCGGGCTGGTGACCAAGCTGGTCAGCGACCTTTGTTATGTGTGGGTAGACCCGCGGGTCAAGTTTGATTGAAGTTGGACATTGTTTGTAGGTAATATGTCCATATTGGATATCCAACCGCAGGAGGCCACCATGACATGGAACATCGCCAGCGCCAAACAGCAGTTTTCTGAAGTGGTGCGGCTCACCGCCGAGGAGCCGCAAGCCATTTACAACCGCGACAAGCCCGTGGCTGTGCTGATTTCGGCGCAGGACTATGCGCAATTCAAACAATGGCAGGCGCAGCACAAGCGGCCAACGCTCAGTGCTTTGTTCGAAGAGATCCGCGCCATCCTGGCTGCCGAGGGCGCGGACGGGATCGAGCTGCCACCGCGCACCACGCGTTACAACCCCATGGTGGACGATCCCCATTACTGGGATGACCCTGCAAAGCAACCGGCCCACCCTTGAGCCACCATGTATCTGGCCGATACCCACACCGTCAGTGAACTGATGCGCCCCCGCCCCGATGCGGGAGTGCTGCAGTGGATGCAACGCCTGGAGCAGGATGACCTGCCCGTGGTCGTCAGTGCCATCACGGTCGATGAAATCGTTTTTGGCCTGCATTGGCGACCCCATGCCGCCAAGATGCGCTGGTTTGACCTTTTCTTGCAGCGCGTCAGCGTGCTCTCGGTGGGTGGCGACATCGCCCGACGCGCCGGGGAATTGCGCGCGATATTCGCCCGCCAGGGGCGCGTGTGCGAACAGGCCGACATGCTGATCGCCGCCACCGCCCAGGTGCACGCGCTCACACTCGTCACCCGCAACGTGCGCGACTTTGACGGCTGCGGCATTGCGGTGCTCAATCCTTTTTCGGAATAAAGGTTTCCATGAACTTGCCACCGCGCTTGCCCCGAACCTTTCAGTCCACCAGCGACGAGGGCACCAAGGAAATTATCCAGGCCCTGCAGGCCTGTGTTCCTGATCTCCTGGCCATCTACGGCTTTGGCAGCCGCGTGCAGGGCGTGGCCGGGCCGCACAGTGACCTGGATGTGGCGGTGCTGGTGGCCGGCTATGCCGACCCGCTCAGCCTGTGGCGCTGGGCCGCAGATTTGAGCGATGTGGCCGGGTGCCCCGTGGATCTGCTGGATTTGCGCGCCGCGTCCACGGTGATGCAGTACCAGATCATCACCACCGGCATGCGCTGGTGGGCACGGGATGCGCAGGCTGCCTTGTTTGAAAGCGCCATCCTGAGCGAAAAAACCGCGCTGGACACTGCGCGCGCCGGTCTGCTGGCCGACATTGCGCAGCGGGGGAGCGTGTATGGCAGATGACGTGCTGTTGAACAAGGCCGCCACGATCGAGCGCTGCGTGGCGCGCGCACGCGAAGAATATTTCAGCGAGCCTGGCACCTTTGCCACCAACTTCACGCGCCAGGATGCCGCCATCCTGAATATCCAGCGCGCCTGCGAGGCCGCGCTGGACATGGGCCAGCACCTGATCCGGCGCGAACGGCTTGGCGTTCCGCAAAGCGCACGGGACGTTTTTTCGTTACTGGCGCAAGGCGGTTGGATACAAGCGCACCTGGCCGAAGGCCTGCAGCGCATGGTGGGGTTTCGCAATATCGCTGTGCATGATTACAAGGTGCTGCAATTACCCATCACGGTGGCCATCATCGAAAAGCATCTGGATGATTTTTTGCAATACAGCAAGGCCGTGCTGCAGCGTGATGGCGCCTGAAAATTTGGCATGACGATGGTTGCACCTGTCTCGCTCTCCCCCTCCCGCCGTGCCTGGCTGCGCTTCAAGCGCAACCGCCTGGGCTACTGGAGCCTGCTGATTTTTTGCGTGCTGGTGGCGCTGAGCCTGTGTGCCGAGCTGGTCAGCAACGATCGGCCGCTCATCGTGCGCTACGAGGGGCAGACTTATTTCCCCATGCTCAAGGACTACCCCGAGAAAACCTTTGGCGGAGATTTTGAAACCCCTGCCGACTACCTCGACCCCTTCATTCGCGAGCGCATCACGCAGGGCAGCAACTGGGCGCTGTACACGCTTAACCCCTACGGCCCCAACACGCTCAACTATTTCGCCAAATCGCCCAACCCCTCGGCACCCACCGCCGACAACTGGCTGGGCACCGACGACAGAGGACGCGACCTGCTGGCGCAGCTGATTTACGGCTTTCGCGTGAGCGTGCTGTTCGCGCTGGCGCTCACCGTCACGGGCGTGGCGCTGGGCGTGGTCACGGGCGC from Acidovorax sp. T1 includes the following:
- a CDS encoding extracellular solute-binding protein, encoding MRFWLIFSLWMCAVPAWAAHAYALWGAPRYPAGFTHFSYVNPDAPKGGELRLVSNLRTSTFDKYNPFTIKGNAPAYLSALMFDSLLVGSMDETATGYGLLAEDVEVAGDGLSATFRLRPEARFHNGKPVLAQDVKHSYDTLVGPFTSPAYKTTLIDVAGVDVLNDRTVRFRFKQPNRELPITVGGLPVFSRDWGMEGGQPKPFDQVVMDIPIGSGPYKIGPVRFGKDITYVRDPQYWARDLNVRKGTANFDRITVKIYKDATARLEALKAGEFDLMRFFSAGDWARRVNGKKFNTGELVKGEFAHKLPSGFQSYVLNTRRPLLQDLRVREALGLAIDYEWMNRQMFYGAYQRVNGLFGNTACETRGTPSPEELALMEPFRQDIPAAAFGPMTVPPRTDGESSLRANLRRAQQLLKDAGWEVRDGALRNAQGQAMVLEYMDSNEGGVRTITPWMRSLEKLGITLRFRSVDFALYQQRLQKFDFDITSMAFQGTHNPGQEFADLFGSKAADTEDSGNFAGVKNPAVDALITAMTSAKTEAQLLPACHALERIIAHSHYLLPQWTAGTHRMAYNAWRLAKPATVPPYSSGEGWVIDTWWAR
- a CDS encoding microcin C ABC transporter permease YejB is translated as MLAYILKRILLMLPTLLGVLLLTFVVIQFVPGGPVEQYMAEAKAGAGGGGAEGGGLAYRGAQGVDPKRLEQIKALYGFDKPAHERFFQMLGQFARFDLGKSFFQNKDVWQLVVEKLPVSISLGLWTFFISYLVAVPLGVAKAVRAGSRFDLVTTLLILVGYAIPGFVLGVALLVIFGGQLQWFPLRGLTSANWDELGWGARIVDYLWHITLPIIAMVLGSFAVTAMLTKNAFLEEIRKQYVLTARAKGLSERQVLWKHVFRNALIPIITGFPAAFIGAFFAGSLLIETLFSLDGLGLLSYESVIRRDYPVVLGTLYLFTLIGLVTKLVSDLCYVWVDPRVKFD
- a CDS encoding type II toxin-antitoxin system Phd/YefM family antitoxin — protein: MTWNIASAKQQFSEVVRLTAEEPQAIYNRDKPVAVLISAQDYAQFKQWQAQHKRPTLSALFEEIRAILAAEGADGIELPPRTTRYNPMVDDPHYWDDPAKQPAHP
- a CDS encoding type II toxin-antitoxin system VapC family toxin; translated protein: MYLADTHTVSELMRPRPDAGVLQWMQRLEQDDLPVVVSAITVDEIVFGLHWRPHAAKMRWFDLFLQRVSVLSVGGDIARRAGELRAIFARQGRVCEQADMLIAATAQVHALTLVTRNVRDFDGCGIAVLNPFSE
- the mntA gene encoding type VII toxin-antitoxin system MntA family adenylyltransferase antitoxin produces the protein MNLPPRLPRTFQSTSDEGTKEIIQALQACVPDLLAIYGFGSRVQGVAGPHSDLDVAVLVAGYADPLSLWRWAADLSDVAGCPVDLLDLRAASTVMQYQIITTGMRWWARDAQAALFESAILSEKTALDTARAGLLADIAQRGSVYGR
- the hepT gene encoding type VII toxin-antitoxin system HepT family RNase toxin, whose protein sequence is MADDVLLNKAATIERCVARAREEYFSEPGTFATNFTRQDAAILNIQRACEAALDMGQHLIRRERLGVPQSARDVFSLLAQGGWIQAHLAEGLQRMVGFRNIAVHDYKVLQLPITVAIIEKHLDDFLQYSKAVLQRDGA